A section of the Elizabethkingia anophelis R26 genome encodes:
- the nuoK gene encoding NADH-quinone oxidoreductase subunit NuoK — protein MGEVTNSMLQAVPIEHYIILCSLLFSLGVLGVLIRKNAIIILGCVELMLNSVNLLLAAFSAYKGDGHAQVLVFFIMVVAAAEVAVGLAILTMMYRNTRSVDVSVFNKLKG, from the coding sequence ATGGGAGAAGTAACTAATTCGATGTTACAGGCTGTTCCGATAGAACATTATATTATTCTATGCAGTCTGTTGTTCAGTTTAGGTGTTTTAGGAGTATTAATCCGTAAAAATGCGATTATTATTCTTGGATGTGTTGAGCTAATGCTGAACTCTGTAAACCTACTGTTAGCTGCTTTTTCAGCATACAAAGGAGATGGACATGCTCAGGTACTGGTATTCTTCATCATGGTGGTTGCTGCAGCCGAAGTTGCTGTAGGATTGGCAATCTTAACAATGATGTACAGAAACACCCGTTCTGTGGATGTAAGTGTATTTAACAAATTAAAAGGATAA
- a CDS encoding NADH-quinone oxidoreductase subunit J family protein produces MEQYIFYFVALLALASAVYMVFAKNPLYSILSLVITFFSIAGMYILLNAQFLGIVQIIVYAGAIMVLFLYILMMLNLNAKDESSKKNYMKFIGIISAGILLTGLLGAYRGIQGTAKVAVSDNGVGLTKNLGKLLFNEYVLPFELASVLILTAIISAVLIGKKDI; encoded by the coding sequence ATGGAACAGTATATTTTTTATTTTGTAGCACTGTTAGCGTTAGCCAGCGCTGTTTATATGGTTTTTGCAAAAAACCCGTTATATAGCATCTTATCTCTTGTTATTACGTTCTTTTCTATTGCAGGAATGTACATTTTGCTGAATGCTCAGTTTTTAGGAATTGTACAGATCATTGTATATGCGGGTGCTATCATGGTACTTTTCTTATACATTCTGATGATGCTGAATCTTAATGCAAAAGACGAGTCCAGCAAGAAAAACTATATGAAATTCATTGGGATTATTTCCGCAGGAATTTTATTAACAGGACTATTAGGAGCCTACAGAGGTATCCAGGGAACTGCTAAAGTAGCTGTTTCCGACAATGGTGTAGGTCTTACCAAAAACCTAGGAAAATTATTGTTTAACGAGTATGTATTGCCATTTGAGCTTGCGAGTGTATTAATTCTTACCGCAATTATCAGTGCAGTATTAATCGGTAAAAAAGATATATAA
- a CDS encoding NuoI/complex I 23 kDa subunit family protein produces MKLTNRSKVVSNKEMTLAERSYLPAIFKGMGITLKHAFKKNNTFSYPEERRIFAKVWRGQHVLKRDDEGRERCTACGLCAVACPAEAITMTAAERTKEEKHLYREEKYASVYEINMLRCIFCGLCEDACPKSAIYLTDRLVDVETNRGSFVYGKDKLVEDMNNRIDISDRQKKSYNQPE; encoded by the coding sequence ATGAAACTAACGAACAGATCAAAAGTAGTCTCCAATAAAGAGATGACTTTAGCCGAAAGAAGTTATCTGCCTGCCATTTTCAAAGGTATGGGGATTACGCTGAAGCACGCTTTCAAGAAAAATAATACTTTCAGCTATCCTGAAGAAAGAAGGATTTTTGCAAAAGTATGGCGTGGTCAGCATGTCCTGAAAAGAGACGATGAAGGTAGAGAACGCTGTACGGCCTGCGGTCTTTGTGCTGTAGCTTGCCCTGCAGAAGCCATTACAATGACTGCTGCAGAAAGAACAAAAGAGGAAAAGCATCTATACCGCGAGGAGAAATATGCTTCAGTATACGAAATCAATATGCTGAGATGTATTTTCTGTGGGTTGTGTGAAGATGCATGTCCAAAATCAGCAATTTATTTAACAGACAGATTGGTAGATGTAGAAACTAACAGAGGCTCTTTTGTATATGGAAAAGACAAACTGGTAGAAGATATGAACAACCGTATCGATATTTCTGATCGTCAAAAGAAATCTTATAACCAACCGGAATAA
- the nuoH gene encoding NADH-quinone oxidoreductase subunit NuoH: MTNILFTTILIVILFVLCIAVAAYSTWAERKVAAIMQDRIGPNRAGPFGLLQPLADGGKLFFKEEFMPKNAEKFLFILAPGILMFISLLTGAVIPWGKTLNIGGESLPVQVANIDVGVLFLIGMASTSVYAIMIGGWASNNKFSLISAVRASSQMISYELAMGLSLLSIVLMNGSLDLRVITENQAGWGGMKWNIVLQPVAFIIFFVCSLAECNRAPFDLAECESELINGFHTEYSSMKFGLFLFAEYVNMFISSALITTLFFGGYNYPGIQWVGENWGENAAGIISIVAFLAKAFLFVFIFMWIRWTLPRFRYDQLMHLGWKSFIPLALINLLVTGAILLFV, translated from the coding sequence ATGACAAATATTCTTTTTACAACAATACTTATCGTTATTCTGTTTGTGTTATGCATCGCAGTTGCTGCTTACTCAACATGGGCAGAACGTAAAGTTGCTGCTATTATGCAGGACAGAATCGGGCCTAACCGTGCAGGACCATTTGGTCTTTTACAACCATTGGCAGATGGAGGTAAGCTTTTCTTCAAGGAAGAGTTTATGCCGAAAAATGCCGAGAAATTTTTATTCATCCTTGCACCAGGTATTCTGATGTTTATTTCCTTGCTTACGGGAGCTGTTATCCCATGGGGGAAAACATTAAACATTGGAGGTGAATCTTTACCTGTACAGGTAGCAAATATCGATGTTGGTGTTCTTTTCCTTATCGGTATGGCTTCTACCAGCGTGTATGCAATTATGATTGGTGGATGGGCTTCTAATAACAAATTTTCATTGATCTCTGCAGTAAGAGCATCTTCACAGATGATTTCCTATGAATTGGCAATGGGACTTTCTCTTCTTTCTATTGTATTAATGAATGGATCTCTGGATCTTCGTGTTATTACAGAAAACCAAGCCGGATGGGGCGGTATGAAGTGGAATATCGTTCTTCAGCCTGTAGCATTCATTATCTTTTTTGTTTGCTCGCTGGCGGAATGTAACCGTGCACCTTTTGACTTAGCAGAATGTGAATCTGAACTTATCAACGGATTCCACACGGAGTACTCTTCTATGAAATTTGGATTATTCCTTTTCGCGGAATATGTTAATATGTTTATTTCTTCAGCACTTATCACTACCCTTTTCTTTGGTGGTTACAACTATCCGGGGATTCAGTGGGTTGGTGAAAACTGGGGAGAAAATGCTGCCGGAATTATTAGTATCGTAGCCTTCTTAGCTAAAGCTTTCTTATTTGTATTCATTTTTATGTGGATAAGATGGACTTTACCAAGATTCCGTTACGACCAGTTAATGCACTTAGGATGGAAATCTTTCATCCCGTTAGCGCTAATTAACTTACTGGTAACTGGTGCAATATTATTGTTTGTATAA
- a CDS encoding 2Fe-2S iron-sulfur cluster-binding protein, translating to MSEEIKKFKITIDGQTTEVAPGTTILEAARQIGGKSVPPAMCYYSKLEKSGGRCRTCLVEVSKGSEADPRPMPKLVASCRTTVMDGMEVKNLESPKTQEARHAVTEFLLVNHPLDCPICDQAGECHLQDLSYENGLQETRTEFERRTFDADDIGPYIKLNMNRCILCARCVLLADQLTPEREHGILFRGDHAEISTYLNKALDNDFIGNVIDVCPVGALTDRTFRFASRVWYTKPVNATCKCEKCSGKAVLWMKGDEILRVTARKDIYGEVEEFICNECRFERKDTKDWTIEGPRHIDRHSVISTNKYGTLQNSYKRIDSETVIEIDSKHEK from the coding sequence ATGAGCGAAGAAATAAAAAAATTCAAAATAACCATCGACGGACAAACGACTGAGGTTGCTCCGGGCACTACTATTTTGGAAGCAGCCAGACAAATCGGAGGAAAGTCTGTCCCGCCAGCAATGTGCTATTACAGCAAACTGGAAAAAAGTGGTGGACGTTGCAGAACTTGTCTTGTAGAGGTATCTAAAGGTTCTGAAGCAGATCCAAGACCGATGCCTAAGCTAGTAGCAAGCTGCCGTACAACTGTAATGGATGGTATGGAAGTTAAGAATCTTGAATCTCCAAAAACACAGGAAGCAAGACATGCTGTAACCGAATTTTTATTGGTAAATCACCCATTAGACTGCCCTATCTGTGATCAGGCAGGAGAATGCCATTTACAGGATTTAAGTTACGAAAATGGTCTTCAGGAAACTCGTACTGAATTTGAAAGAAGAACTTTTGATGCTGATGATATCGGCCCATATATAAAACTAAATATGAACCGTTGCATCCTTTGTGCACGTTGTGTTCTGTTAGCAGATCAGTTAACTCCGGAAAGAGAGCACGGAATCCTGTTCAGAGGAGACCATGCTGAGATTTCTACTTACCTGAACAAAGCTTTGGATAATGACTTTATCGGAAACGTTATCGATGTATGTCCTGTAGGAGCATTGACAGACAGAACATTCCGTTTTGCAAGCCGTGTATGGTACACCAAGCCGGTAAATGCAACTTGTAAGTGTGAGAAATGTAGTGGAAAAGCTGTTCTTTGGATGAAAGGAGATGAGATTCTTCGTGTTACAGCAAGAAAAGACATCTACGGAGAAGTAGAAGAATTTATCTGTAACGAATGTCGTTTCGAAAGAAAAGATACGAAGGACTGGACTATAGAAGGACCAAGACATATCGACCGTCATTCTGTAATTTCAACGAACAAGTACGGAACTCTGCAAAATTCATATAAGCGCATTGATTCTGAAACCGTAATAGAAATAGATAGCAAACACGAAAAATAG
- the nuoF gene encoding NADH-quinone oxidoreductase subunit NuoF: protein MSKKLLLKDAHIEGIRYFDTYRKQGGYDAVEKALKMTPDEILEEVKASGLRGRGGAGFPTGMKWSFLAKPDGVPRHLVVNADESEPGTFKDRYLMEFIPHLLIEGMIISSFCLGSNASYIYIRGEYSWIPDILEEAIEEAKKEGFLGKNILGTGYDLEIYVQRGAGAYICGEETALLESLEGKRGNPRLKPPFPAVKGLWERPTVVNNVESIAAIVPIINISGAEYSKIGVGRSTGTKLISACGNINKPGVYEIDMTITVEEFIYSDEYCGGIPNGKKLKACIPGGSSVPIVPANLLLKTINGEPRYMNYESLADGGFATGTMMGSGGFIVLDEDQCVVKHTLTLARFYNHESCGQCTPCREGTGWMYRILKKIDSGKGTMEDIDLLWDIQRKIEGNTICPLGDAAAWPVAAAIRHFRDEFEWHVKNPELCLTQNYGLAHYADPLPAPVVTN, encoded by the coding sequence ATGAGTAAAAAACTTTTACTTAAAGACGCTCATATAGAAGGTATTCGCTACTTCGACACCTACAGAAAACAAGGTGGTTACGATGCAGTAGAAAAAGCCTTAAAAATGACACCGGACGAAATTCTGGAGGAAGTAAAAGCTTCCGGACTTAGAGGTCGTGGTGGAGCAGGTTTCCCTACAGGGATGAAGTGGAGCTTCCTGGCTAAGCCAGATGGTGTTCCAAGACACTTAGTTGTAAATGCTGACGAATCTGAACCGGGAACTTTCAAAGACCGTTATTTAATGGAATTCATCCCTCACCTACTAATCGAGGGTATGATTATTTCATCTTTCTGTTTAGGTTCCAATGCTTCTTATATCTATATCCGTGGAGAATATTCATGGATTCCTGATATTCTTGAAGAGGCAATCGAGGAAGCTAAAAAAGAAGGATTCTTAGGTAAAAATATTTTAGGAACAGGTTACGATTTAGAAATCTACGTACAAAGAGGTGCAGGTGCTTATATCTGTGGAGAAGAAACAGCACTCCTTGAATCTCTTGAAGGTAAACGTGGAAACCCTCGTTTGAAACCACCATTCCCGGCTGTAAAAGGTCTATGGGAAAGACCAACTGTGGTAAACAATGTGGAATCTATCGCAGCGATCGTTCCAATTATTAATATCAGCGGAGCAGAATATTCTAAAATTGGTGTTGGCCGTTCTACAGGTACAAAATTAATTTCTGCATGTGGTAATATCAATAAACCTGGTGTTTACGAAATTGATATGACTATCACAGTAGAAGAGTTTATTTACTCTGATGAATACTGTGGTGGTATTCCAAACGGAAAAAAGCTTAAGGCTTGTATTCCCGGAGGATCATCAGTTCCAATCGTTCCGGCAAATCTTTTATTGAAAACCATCAACGGTGAGCCTCGTTATATGAATTATGAGAGTTTGGCTGACGGAGGTTTTGCAACAGGAACAATGATGGGTTCTGGTGGTTTTATCGTACTGGATGAAGATCAGTGTGTTGTAAAACATACCCTTACATTAGCAAGATTCTATAACCACGAAAGTTGTGGACAATGTACACCTTGTCGTGAAGGAACTGGCTGGATGTACAGAATATTGAAGAAAATTGACAGTGGAAAAGGAACCATGGAAGATATCGATCTGCTTTGGGATATCCAACGTAAAATTGAAGGGAACACTATTTGTCCGTTAGGAGATGCAGCAGCTTGGCCTGTTGCAGCAGCTATTCGCCACTTCAGAGATGAGTTCGAATGGCATGTGAAAAACCCTGAACTTTGTTTAACCCAAAATTACGGACTGGCACATTATGCCGATCCATTACCAGCTCCAGTTGTTACAAATTAA
- a CDS encoding NADH-quinone oxidoreductase subunit NuoE family protein: protein MSETIAFKPEVIEQVNKIIARYPEGRQKSALIPVLHIAQKEFGGWLDVPVMDYVAELLNIRPIEVYEVATFYTMFNMKPVGKYVLEVCRTGPCMLKGSDDILDHIRTTLNIKDGETTEDGLFTLKPAECLGACGYAPMMQLGKFYHENLTKEKVDEILELCRQGAVALD from the coding sequence ATGAGCGAAACAATTGCTTTTAAACCTGAAGTTATAGAACAGGTAAATAAAATTATCGCAAGATATCCGGAGGGCAGACAAAAATCAGCTCTTATTCCTGTGCTTCATATTGCACAAAAAGAGTTTGGCGGATGGCTGGATGTACCGGTAATGGATTACGTTGCAGAGCTGCTTAACATAAGACCTATCGAGGTTTATGAAGTAGCGACTTTCTATACGATGTTTAACATGAAACCTGTTGGTAAATATGTACTGGAAGTATGCAGAACTGGTCCTTGTATGTTGAAAGGAAGTGATGATATATTGGATCATATCCGTACAACACTGAACATAAAAGATGGAGAAACAACCGAAGACGGTCTGTTCACCTTAAAGCCGGCAGAATGTCTGGGGGCTTGTGGTTATGCGCCAATGATGCAGTTAGGGAAATTTTATCATGAAAATTTAACAAAAGAAAAGGTAGACGAAATTCTTGAACTTTGCCGTCAGGGAGCAGTTGCCTTAGATTAA
- a CDS encoding NADH-quinone oxidoreductase subunit D has protein sequence MKDNNLSNILSQYESKEQIDQQLYTLNLGPTHPATHGIFQNVLTMDGERILHSEQTVGYIHRAFEKIAERRPYGQITTLTDRLNYCSAPINNFGWHMTVEKLIGCEVPKRVDYMRIIMMELSRIADHMVCNGVIGVDTGALTGFTYLFQVREQIYDIYEQICGARMTTNMGRIGGFERDFSPKFHELLRDFIKTFPKKFGEFQSLMERNRIFMDRTIGTGPISAERALSYSFTGPNLRAAGVDYDVRVAQPYSSYDDFDFIVPIGTAGDTYDRFMVRQTEIMESYKLIKNAYENLPQGSYHADVPDFYLPEKADVYTKMEALIYHFKIVMGEQDIPVGEVYNCVEGGNGELGFYLISDGGRTPYRLHFRRPCFIYYQAYPEMIRGSLISDAVVTLSSLNVIAGELDA, from the coding sequence ATGAAAGATAACAATTTATCAAATATACTTAGCCAATACGAGTCGAAAGAACAAATCGACCAACAGCTCTATACGCTAAACCTGGGACCCACCCACCCTGCAACACATGGTATTTTCCAGAATGTACTGACAATGGATGGAGAAAGGATTCTTCATTCAGAACAGACTGTTGGATATATCCACAGAGCTTTTGAAAAAATTGCTGAAAGAAGACCTTATGGCCAGATAACAACTTTAACAGACAGATTAAATTACTGTTCTGCTCCGATTAATAACTTCGGATGGCATATGACAGTTGAGAAATTAATCGGTTGCGAAGTTCCTAAACGTGTAGACTATATGCGTATTATTATGATGGAGCTTTCCAGAATTGCAGACCACATGGTTTGTAACGGTGTTATTGGTGTAGATACCGGTGCTTTAACAGGATTTACTTATTTGTTCCAGGTACGTGAACAAATTTATGATATTTATGAACAAATCTGTGGTGCAAGGATGACAACTAACATGGGAAGAATTGGAGGTTTTGAAAGAGACTTCAGTCCTAAATTCCATGAACTGTTAAGAGACTTCATCAAAACTTTCCCTAAGAAGTTTGGAGAATTCCAAAGCTTAATGGAAAGAAACAGAATCTTTATGGATCGTACAATTGGTACAGGTCCAATTAGTGCTGAAAGAGCACTAAGCTATAGCTTCACCGGACCAAACTTACGTGCTGCAGGTGTTGACTATGATGTAAGAGTGGCACAGCCATATTCTTCATATGATGACTTCGACTTTATTGTACCAATTGGTACTGCCGGAGATACATACGACAGATTTATGGTTCGCCAGACGGAAATTATGGAAAGTTATAAGCTTATTAAAAATGCTTATGAAAACCTTCCTCAGGGATCTTACCATGCAGATGTACCTGATTTCTATTTACCTGAAAAGGCAGATGTATACACCAAGATGGAGGCTCTTATCTATCATTTCAAGATTGTTATGGGTGAACAGGATATTCCTGTAGGTGAAGTATATAACTGTGTAGAGGGAGGGAACGGAGAATTAGGATTCTACCTGATTAGTGACGGAGGCCGTACACCTTACAGACTACACTTTAGAAGACCATGTTTCATTTATTATCAGGCGTACCCTGAAATGATACGTGGCTCTTTAATTTCTGATGCAGTTGTAACATTAAGTAGCCTTAATGTAATTGCGGGAGAATTGGATGCATAG
- a CDS encoding NADH-quinone oxidoreductase subunit C yields the protein MELTNELVLEAISREFPEAVLNSSEPYGLLTIELKKEETKKVIHYLKESSYEFIFLTDICGVHYPDNPEKELGVVYHLHSLVNNFRLRLKTFMPRESAAIETISDLYSGANWMERETFDFYGIDFKGHPDMRAVLNMEDLGYHPMLKEYRLEDGTRTDKNDSMFGR from the coding sequence ATGGAACTAACAAATGAATTAGTACTTGAAGCCATTTCAAGAGAGTTTCCTGAAGCTGTTCTAAACTCATCAGAACCTTACGGGCTTCTGACAATTGAGCTAAAGAAAGAAGAGACTAAAAAGGTAATCCACTATCTTAAAGAATCTTCATACGAATTTATATTTCTTACCGATATCTGTGGAGTTCATTACCCGGATAATCCGGAAAAAGAATTAGGAGTAGTTTACCACTTACACAGTTTGGTAAATAACTTCAGATTGAGACTGAAAACTTTCATGCCAAGAGAAAGTGCTGCTATAGAAACTATCAGCGATCTTTATTCCGGAGCCAACTGGATGGAAAGAGAAACTTTTGATTTCTACGGAATAGACTTCAAAGGACATCCGGATATGCGTGCCGTTCTTAATATGGAAGATTTGGGTTACCACCCTATGCTGAAAGAATATCGCCTTGAAGACGGAACACGTACAGATAAGAACGATTCAATGTTCGGAAGATAA
- a CDS encoding NADH-quinone oxidoreductase subunit B codes for MSKEVKILETPPPGHAGEGFFATKLDSLIGMARANSLWPLPFATSCCGIEFMAMMNPTYDLARFGGERMVFSPRQADILLVCGTISKKLAPILKTVYSQMAEPRWVVAVGACASSGGIFDTYSVLQGIDKVIPVDVYVPGCPPRPEQILEGFMQVQAIAKSESLRRRDLPEYKELLESYNIK; via the coding sequence ATGTCAAAAGAAGTTAAAATATTAGAAACTCCTCCTCCAGGTCATGCCGGAGAAGGTTTTTTTGCAACGAAACTAGACAGCCTTATTGGTATGGCCAGAGCAAATTCTCTTTGGCCGCTTCCGTTTGCTACATCTTGTTGCGGAATCGAGTTTATGGCGATGATGAACCCTACTTATGACCTTGCCCGTTTTGGTGGTGAGCGTATGGTATTTTCCCCTCGTCAGGCTGACATATTATTAGTATGCGGAACCATTTCAAAAAAATTGGCTCCAATTTTAAAAACAGTTTACAGTCAGATGGCAGAGCCTCGTTGGGTGGTAGCTGTAGGTGCTTGTGCTTCCAGTGGTGGAATATTCGACACTTATTCTGTTCTTCAGGGAATCGACAAAGTAATACCTGTAGATGTTTACGTTCCCGGATGCCCTCCAAGACCTGAACAAATCTTAGAAGGATTTATGCAGGTACAGGCAATTGCTAAAAGCGAAAGTCTTAGAAGACGTGATCTTCCGGAGTACAAAGAACTATTAGAATCATATAACATTAAATAA
- a CDS encoding NADH-quinone oxidoreductase subunit A, producing MNLPENYIPILIQAAVALGFVIVTIIASSLLGPKVKGEVKDQAFESGYTSVGDARTPFSVKYFLTAILFVLFDIEIVFFYPYAVNFREFGVEGFMAIVTFVAIFFIAFFYVLKRGALDWDK from the coding sequence ATGAACTTGCCAGAAAATTATATCCCAATATTAATACAAGCTGCTGTAGCACTTGGGTTTGTGATAGTTACCATTATCGCTTCCAGCTTATTGGGACCTAAAGTAAAAGGAGAAGTAAAAGATCAAGCTTTTGAAAGTGGTTATACGTCTGTAGGTGATGCAAGAACGCCTTTTTCTGTAAAATATTTTCTTACTGCAATCCTTTTCGTACTATTCGATATCGAAATAGTATTCTTCTATCCTTATGCCGTTAATTTCAGAGAGTTTGGCGTGGAAGGCTTCATGGCCATTGTAACGTTTGTAGCGATCTTCTTCATTGCATTCTTTTATGTATTGAAAAGGGGCGCATTGGACTGGGATAAATAA
- a CDS encoding GNAT family N-acetyltransferase, whose amino-acid sequence MSEISLKKVINDKMLTDFIQFPMTLYKNNPNYVPALINDEKQIWDPKENPALAYSEAELYLAYKNSQIVGRIAVMINHKEGKELDIHKVRFGWIDFIDDVNVSKALIEKATEYAKQHNINKIEGPMGFTNLDKAGMLTMGFDKLATMIGIYNFDYYPQHLEQLGLVKEKEWVEFELVFPEVLSEKVIKFNDIIKEKYQLKVLKFNNKKEILPLVEPMFQLLDETYKGLSTYTPITQQQIQTYKEKYFGFIDKDFIVCITDANDKLISFAITMPSYSKALQKANGKLFPFGWWHFLQAGKKNDRANFYLIGIHPEYQRRGVTAIIFKEIYEIFKKKGVKFLETNPELEENKNIQLLWQDYNPVNHKRRRTYSKEF is encoded by the coding sequence ATGTCGGAAATCTCCCTTAAAAAAGTCATTAACGATAAAATGCTTACAGATTTTATTCAGTTTCCGATGACACTATACAAAAACAACCCTAATTATGTTCCTGCATTAATAAATGATGAGAAACAAATATGGGATCCAAAAGAAAACCCAGCACTCGCTTATAGTGAAGCCGAGCTATATCTTGCTTACAAAAACAGTCAGATTGTTGGCAGAATAGCCGTAATGATTAATCACAAAGAAGGCAAAGAGCTGGATATTCATAAAGTACGTTTTGGATGGATAGACTTTATTGACGACGTTAATGTTTCAAAAGCGCTTATAGAAAAAGCTACAGAATATGCCAAACAGCATAACATAAACAAAATTGAAGGCCCTATGGGCTTTACTAATCTGGATAAAGCAGGAATGCTGACTATGGGTTTTGACAAACTGGCTACCATGATTGGCATCTATAATTTCGATTATTACCCGCAACACTTGGAGCAGCTTGGGCTGGTAAAAGAAAAGGAATGGGTAGAATTCGAACTTGTTTTCCCAGAAGTATTGAGTGAAAAGGTAATAAAATTCAACGATATCATCAAGGAAAAATACCAACTAAAGGTTTTGAAATTTAATAACAAAAAAGAGATACTTCCTTTAGTAGAACCTATGTTCCAACTTCTGGATGAAACCTACAAAGGACTTTCCACCTACACCCCTATCACCCAGCAACAGATCCAAACATATAAGGAGAAATATTTTGGCTTCATAGATAAAGATTTCATCGTCTGCATTACCGACGCCAACGACAAACTGATTTCTTTCGCTATTACCATGCCTTCATATTCCAAAGCTTTACAAAAAGCCAACGGTAAACTTTTCCCATTTGGATGGTGGCATTTCTTACAGGCTGGAAAGAAAAATGATCGTGCCAATTTCTACCTGATAGGTATCCACCCGGAATATCAACGCCGCGGAGTAACCGCTATTATCTTCAAAGAAATTTATGAAATTTTCAAGAAGAAAGGTGTGAAATTTCTGGAAACAAATCCCGAACTTGAGGAGAACAAAAACATTCAGCTTCTATGGCAGGATTACAATCCTGTAAATCACAAAAGAAGAAGAACCTACAGCAAAGAATTTTAA
- a CDS encoding zinc metallopeptidase: MFSYYFILLIIFIASVIVQNRLRSKFDYYSKLRLRNHMSGKEIAEKMLAENGIRDVVVTSVPGQLTDHYDPANKTVNLSEAVYMQRNAAAAAVAAHECGHAIQHAEGYSMLRLRSKLVPVVNISSRLLQFVLFAGIIVMASSGNKTLLALGVILFAVTTVFAFVTLPVEYDASNRALKWLEKSGTVTVDEQDAAQDSLKWAARTYVVAALGSLAQLLYFASMLSGGRRD; this comes from the coding sequence ATGTTTAGTTATTATTTTATATTATTAATCATATTTATAGCCAGCGTAATTGTGCAAAACAGGCTCAGATCGAAGTTTGATTATTATTCGAAACTGAGATTGCGCAATCATATGTCGGGCAAAGAAATTGCTGAAAAAATGCTGGCGGAGAATGGTATTCGGGATGTCGTTGTAACTTCAGTTCCCGGACAGTTGACAGATCACTATGATCCTGCTAATAAAACGGTAAATTTATCAGAAGCAGTATACATGCAACGAAATGCAGCGGCAGCTGCTGTTGCGGCTCATGAATGTGGACATGCAATACAACATGCAGAAGGTTATTCCATGTTAAGGCTGCGGTCTAAGCTTGTTCCTGTAGTGAATATTAGTTCCAGATTATTACAATTTGTTTTATTTGCAGGGATCATTGTAATGGCTTCCAGTGGCAATAAAACATTGTTAGCGCTGGGTGTTATACTATTTGCTGTAACAACAGTATTTGCATTCGTTACATTACCGGTAGAGTATGATGCGAGTAACAGGGCTTTGAAATGGCTTGAAAAGAGTGGGACGGTAACTGTAGATGAACAGGATGCTGCTCAGGATTCTTTAAAATGGGCAGCAAGAACTTATGTTGTTGCAGCTTTGGGATCTCTGGCTCAGTTGCTATATTTTGCTTCGATGCTTTCTGGCGGACGGAGAGATTAG